The Amylolactobacillus amylophilus DSM 20533 = JCM 1125 genome contains a region encoding:
- a CDS encoding type II secretion system F family protein, with the protein MNKTPQALSLGKWNTTDRIKLLENITLLLDNGFSLNEGLQALPGIWHQREHELFRINELMRQNRHFALILAEIGFSLTTTTQIGMALEEGTLRQCLRQLTGVLVLRREQMKKIKQEMAYPVVIIVMMSFLMIFMRVFMGNYLPKSPTADWQKILWLLLGVGILVIIYCVYYAIKSINEQSYAQLLVLRSWPVIGKMVLRYAQYLILFNLNILLSNGFSLQDICGFALKQPAGSLQYQLGLNVKQKLVAGRTLQEIITAEPFLSDELLFVVNTGSERIVVARQIKILEVIAYEELSAGLQRLSLKIQPLSFIVIGIGILTMYLKLLMPVYSMMQGF; encoded by the coding sequence GTGAACAAAACGCCGCAAGCTTTGAGTTTGGGTAAATGGAACACTACTGACCGCATCAAGCTATTAGAGAATATCACTCTGCTCCTAGACAACGGGTTCTCCTTAAATGAGGGCTTGCAGGCCTTGCCGGGAATTTGGCATCAGCGTGAGCATGAATTGTTCCGAATAAACGAATTGATGCGCCAAAACAGGCATTTTGCGCTGATTCTTGCCGAAATTGGTTTCTCTTTGACCACGACGACCCAGATTGGAATGGCACTTGAGGAAGGTACATTGAGACAGTGTCTCCGTCAACTAACGGGCGTGCTGGTTCTGAGACGAGAGCAGATGAAGAAGATTAAGCAAGAGATGGCTTATCCTGTTGTGATTATTGTGATGATGAGTTTTTTAATGATCTTTATGCGCGTTTTTATGGGGAACTACCTCCCGAAGAGTCCCACAGCTGATTGGCAAAAAATTCTGTGGCTATTACTGGGTGTGGGTATTTTAGTGATTATCTATTGTGTCTACTACGCAATAAAGTCGATTAACGAACAGAGCTATGCCCAATTGCTAGTGCTTAGAAGTTGGCCTGTTATTGGCAAGATGGTCTTAAGGTACGCCCAATACCTCATCTTGTTTAATTTAAATATTCTCCTCAGCAATGGTTTTTCGTTGCAGGATATCTGTGGTTTCGCCCTGAAACAGCCCGCGGGCTCCTTGCAGTATCAATTGGGATTAAACGTCAAGCAAAAGCTGGTTGCGGGGCGTACACTACAGGAGATTATCACTGCGGAACCATTTCTGAGCGATGAGCTATTATTTGTCGTCAATACCGGGAGTGAGCGAATAGTGGTGGCGCGACAGATAAAAATACTTGAAGTAATTGCCTATGAAGAGCTATCTGCTGGTCTTCAAAGACTCAGCTTGAAGATTCAACCACTAAGTTTCATCGTGATTGGCATCGGTATCTTAACAATGTATTTAAAGTTGTTGATGCCGGTCTATAGTATGATGCAGGGATTTTAA
- a CDS encoding YebC/PmpR family DNA-binding transcriptional regulator: MSGHSKWHNIQGRKNAQDAKRGKIFQKLSREIYMAAKSGGPDPSGNPSLRLVLDKARSANMPKDNIQRAIKKAEGGDATHYDEITYEGYGPAGVAIFVQALTDNKNRTASDVRVAFTRNGGSLGATGSVSYMFDRKGYIVIDRTTTDADEDTVLMDIMDAGADDLQTSDEAFEIYTDAKDFTAVRDALEQAGYQLAVSELTMIPQNSLEVPADELEKLQHLVDALEDSDDVQDVYTSASNLEE; the protein is encoded by the coding sequence ATGTCAGGACATTCAAAATGGCACAATATACAGGGCCGCAAAAATGCTCAAGACGCAAAAAGAGGTAAAATTTTCCAGAAATTATCTCGTGAAATTTACATGGCTGCAAAGAGTGGTGGTCCTGACCCTTCAGGTAATCCTTCTCTTCGTTTAGTATTAGATAAGGCCCGTTCAGCGAACATGCCAAAGGACAATATCCAACGGGCAATCAAGAAGGCAGAGGGTGGCGATGCCACTCACTACGACGAGATTACGTACGAAGGATATGGCCCAGCAGGTGTTGCAATCTTTGTCCAGGCGTTGACAGATAATAAGAACAGAACCGCCTCAGACGTGCGGGTTGCTTTCACTAGAAACGGTGGTAGTCTCGGCGCAACCGGTTCCGTCTCTTACATGTTTGACCGCAAGGGTTACATCGTGATTGATCGGACAACAACGGATGCAGATGAGGACACCGTCTTGATGGACATCATGGATGCTGGTGCGGATGATTTGCAGACAAGTGATGAAGCATTTGAAATATATACCGATGCCAAAGATTTCACGGCTGTCCGTGATGCACTCGAGCAAGCCGGCTATCAGCTTGCCGTCTCAGAACTAACAATGATTCCACAGAACAGCTTGGAAGTACCAGCAGACGAGCTTGAGAAGCTACAACACCTTGTTGACGCGCTCGAAGATAGTGATGATGTGCAAGATGTTTATACTTCAGCATCAAACTTAGAGGAATAA
- a CDS encoding class I SAM-dependent methyltransferase, giving the protein MKAIETIYPEFEQAVKLLRTELNSDFTTALVETFDNLEHQTVKVDEGAPSVEGVKQLTDAYAKLNYDTLSVANKETLLYLLTLTAVSHDGYDENQQITPKYLAMVIAMLAEKFVPDLTGKSILDPAVGTGTLLLDVLNEYKANKRQELRVSGIDNNADLLDLADVRALVAKQPIDLYHQDALEPWLGDAPDVVISDLPVGYYPLDERAKKFVNARPTGHSMAHELLIEQIVLHLNQNGFAFLVIPELLLKGENATNFIGWLAKNVYLQAIIDLPDDLFTERNKRRAIMVLQNHGDDAHQPKNILLAKIGSLRKPESLVEFNYELNEWYKNNLG; this is encoded by the coding sequence ATGAAAGCAATTGAAACAATCTACCCTGAATTTGAGCAGGCCGTGAAACTGCTACGGACCGAGTTGAACTCGGACTTTACCACGGCACTCGTTGAGACGTTTGATAACCTGGAGCACCAAACCGTTAAGGTTGACGAGGGAGCGCCGTCAGTCGAAGGTGTAAAACAACTGACGGATGCGTATGCTAAGTTAAATTATGATACGCTCTCTGTAGCGAATAAGGAAACACTGCTTTATTTACTAACGCTGACCGCGGTTAGCCATGATGGTTATGATGAGAACCAGCAAATTACACCGAAATATTTAGCGATGGTAATCGCGATGTTAGCCGAGAAGTTTGTGCCCGATTTAACCGGCAAGAGTATTCTGGATCCAGCAGTTGGGACAGGGACCCTTTTATTAGATGTCCTTAATGAATACAAAGCTAATAAGCGACAGGAACTTAGAGTTAGTGGGATTGACAACAACGCTGATTTACTTGACCTGGCGGATGTCAGGGCATTGGTTGCAAAACAGCCAATCGATCTCTATCATCAAGATGCGCTTGAACCGTGGCTGGGGGATGCACCTGACGTTGTTATTTCTGACTTGCCAGTGGGCTATTATCCGCTTGATGAACGGGCGAAGAAATTTGTTAATGCGCGGCCAACCGGCCACTCTATGGCACATGAATTACTAATTGAACAGATTGTCCTGCATCTCAACCAAAACGGGTTTGCCTTTTTGGTAATTCCTGAGTTATTATTAAAAGGAGAAAACGCTACCAACTTCATTGGCTGGTTAGCCAAAAATGTTTATCTTCAAGCAATTATTGATTTACCAGATGATTTGTTTACGGAACGGAATAAACGTCGGGCGATTATGGTCTTGCAAAACCACGGGGATGACGCACACCAGCCAAAGAATATTCTTTTAGCTAAAATAGGTTCTTTACGTAAGCCAGAATCTCTGGTTGAATTCAATTATGAGCTAAATGAGTGGTACAAAAATAACTTAGGATAG
- the comGA gene encoding competence type IV pilus ATPase ComGA, producing MKVQELFKQLVSAAQAQEVSDIYFLVDGEEYVVKFKEIAGLSTYRRMQLDLGGELINYLKYHARMDITEHRRPQVGSFQLPEKSCYLRLSSVGDFHGRESLVVRIIYRMRASKYFFPTDFTRLVEVCQGRGLVLTSGPTGSGKTTLMYQLAREVGQDKMVMCMEDPVEIEEPSFFQTQINLGAGITYPELLKAALRHRPDILIIGEIRDSVTAQLAVRASLSGHLVLATIHAMSTKGTVMRLLELGVSELELINALRGLTYQRLIKSTDDELNCLIDVGSGPDLMQVIEQPEQGFFTWSARLTQLMEEGKLSEQNAASFEFG from the coding sequence ATGAAGGTACAAGAATTATTCAAACAGCTGGTTAGTGCAGCACAGGCCCAGGAGGTCAGCGATATCTACTTTCTCGTCGATGGTGAAGAATACGTCGTGAAATTTAAAGAGATTGCTGGCTTAAGCACATACCGCCGCATGCAGTTAGATTTAGGTGGTGAGTTGATTAATTACCTGAAATATCACGCCCGCATGGATATTACGGAGCACAGGCGCCCGCAGGTCGGGTCGTTTCAATTGCCAGAGAAGTCCTGTTACTTACGGTTGTCTTCCGTTGGTGACTTTCACGGCCGTGAGTCTTTGGTCGTCCGGATAATCTATCGGATGCGAGCTTCAAAATATTTCTTTCCAACAGATTTTACGCGTCTGGTAGAAGTCTGTCAGGGACGTGGTTTGGTACTGACCAGCGGACCAACAGGATCGGGCAAAACAACGCTGATGTACCAGTTGGCGAGAGAGGTCGGGCAGGACAAAATGGTGATGTGTATGGAGGATCCTGTTGAGATAGAGGAGCCCAGCTTTTTCCAAACGCAGATTAACTTGGGCGCAGGAATTACATATCCCGAGCTTTTAAAGGCGGCATTGCGTCACCGACCAGATATTCTGATTATTGGTGAGATTCGCGATAGTGTAACGGCTCAATTAGCTGTGCGAGCAAGTTTAAGTGGCCATTTAGTATTGGCTACCATTCATGCAATGAGTACGAAGGGCACGGTAATGCGTCTTTTGGAACTAGGCGTCAGTGAGTTGGAGTTAATTAATGCGCTTCGTGGTCTCACGTATCAGCGTTTAATTAAGTCAACGGATGACGAACTTAATTGTCTCATTGATGTGGGTAGTGGACCGGACCTAATGCAGGTGATTGAGCAACCAGAGCAGGGATTCTTTACTTGGTCTGCGAGATTAACCCAACTGATGGAAGAAGGGAAATTAAGTGAACAAAACGCCGCAAGCTTTGAGTTTGGGTAA
- a CDS encoding VanZ family protein, with protein MSKKEKIALSLGLVVLVLIFISSSMTYQQQNIQSDLQPFWPPFTRFLNSFSFVYAGEKHSLALDGYAGYLEFILRKLAHFASYFLMGAFFYYGLRRLIKHNFFPALIIWLAMTGLAAFDEYHQAITGGRTPSVHDVMLDSFGAVVGILLVGLIIFVVWRHHERKKLAEN; from the coding sequence TTGAGTAAGAAAGAAAAGATCGCATTATCCCTCGGATTAGTGGTACTGGTGTTAATCTTCATCAGTTCATCTATGACATACCAACAGCAAAATATCCAAAGTGACTTGCAACCATTCTGGCCACCATTCACCCGGTTCCTCAACTCATTCAGCTTTGTCTATGCAGGTGAGAAACATTCGCTTGCTCTCGATGGCTATGCCGGATATCTGGAGTTTATCTTGCGTAAATTGGCCCACTTCGCCTCATATTTTCTGATGGGTGCCTTCTTCTACTATGGGTTACGACGCCTCATTAAACACAATTTCTTCCCGGCACTCATCATCTGGCTCGCGATGACCGGCTTAGCCGCATTTGATGAATACCACCAGGCGATTACCGGTGGTAGAACTCCGAGCGTCCACGACGTGATGCTTGACAGTTTCGGTGCAGTAGTAGGCATTCTGCTTGTTGGCCTAATTATTTTCGTGGTGTGGCGTCATCACGAACGAAAAAAACTGGCTGAAAACTAG
- a CDS encoding GNAT family N-acetyltransferase, with protein sequence MNNLQEELPLELVVDDDIILRVKKPEFALELFTLIQVQRDYLLEWLPWVEHVTSPAAQELSLRQFYNATMKGEAYETLIFYKGQVAGSLSFNEISHLNHQADIGYWLSADLKGRGIMTKSVAKLIKFGFGQLKLHKITLVAAVENQPSNAVAKRVGMTLEATLREQILLKSGYHDVNYYSIFA encoded by the coding sequence ATGAATAACTTACAAGAGGAGTTACCACTCGAACTGGTTGTTGATGACGATATTATTCTTAGAGTAAAAAAACCGGAATTTGCGCTGGAGCTCTTTACACTAATTCAGGTGCAAAGAGACTACTTACTGGAATGGTTGCCCTGGGTCGAGCACGTCACTTCGCCCGCTGCGCAGGAATTATCGCTCAGGCAATTTTACAATGCCACCATGAAAGGTGAGGCTTACGAGACTTTAATTTTCTACAAGGGACAAGTGGCTGGCAGCCTAAGTTTCAACGAGATATCACACCTCAATCACCAGGCCGATATTGGATATTGGCTGAGTGCGGACCTAAAGGGACGGGGAATTATGACCAAGAGTGTAGCCAAGTTGATTAAGTTTGGCTTTGGCCAACTCAAGCTCCATAAAATTACGTTAGTGGCTGCAGTTGAAAACCAGCCCAGCAATGCCGTGGCTAAGCGGGTCGGTATGACGCTCGAGGCGACACTGAGGGAGCAAATTCTCCTTAAGTCAGGTTATCATGACGTCAATTATTACAGTATTTTCGCATAA
- the glmM gene encoding phosphoglucosamine mutase, with protein MTKYFGTDGVRGVANEGLTPELAFKLGRDGGYVLTQQKEDQSRRPKVLVARDTRISGEMLEYSLIAGLLSVGIEVLNLGVISTPAVAYLVKAQDADAGIMISASHNPVEDNGIKFFGGDGYKLSDATEEKIEALLDTPEDVLPRPSADGLGSVEEYPEGASKYLQFIEQTIPDDVADIKVVVDAANGATSSLVSRLFADVDADFETIADHPNGLNINNQVGSTHPEQLQAAVVEKGVQIGLAFDGDGDRCIAVDENGAIVDGDKIMYILGKFMSEKGRLKQDTIVTTVMSNLGLYKAIDAAGLNSVQTQVGDRYVVEEMRKDGYNIGGEQSGHIVLFDYHNTGDGMLTGLHLLYVMKETGKKLSELAAPVKTYPQKLVNIKVTDKNAWENNEAIQAVIDTVEKEMNGEGRVLVRPSGTESLLRVMAEAATKELVEQYVNRICDVVRAEIGINE; from the coding sequence ATGACAAAATATTTTGGTACTGATGGAGTTCGCGGAGTCGCAAATGAGGGACTGACGCCAGAATTAGCATTTAAACTTGGGCGTGACGGCGGATACGTCCTCACGCAGCAAAAAGAAGATCAGTCAAGGAGACCAAAAGTATTAGTTGCCCGGGATACACGTATTTCTGGTGAGATGCTTGAGTACTCCCTGATTGCGGGATTGCTCTCTGTGGGGATTGAGGTCTTGAACCTCGGTGTGATCTCTACCCCAGCTGTGGCGTACTTGGTGAAGGCACAGGATGCGGATGCTGGTATCATGATTTCGGCCTCACACAACCCTGTTGAGGACAATGGAATCAAGTTCTTTGGTGGAGATGGTTACAAACTATCAGATGCTACCGAAGAGAAGATTGAGGCGTTATTAGATACACCTGAAGACGTTTTGCCGCGTCCGTCTGCTGACGGGCTAGGTAGTGTCGAGGAGTATCCGGAGGGTGCATCGAAATATCTCCAATTTATCGAACAGACCATTCCAGATGACGTCGCGGATATTAAAGTGGTCGTTGATGCCGCAAATGGTGCTACTAGTTCATTAGTGAGCCGGCTCTTTGCGGACGTTGATGCGGACTTCGAGACCATTGCTGATCACCCGAACGGCTTGAACATCAACAACCAGGTGGGCTCAACCCATCCTGAGCAGTTACAGGCTGCCGTGGTGGAGAAGGGGGTACAGATTGGGTTGGCCTTCGATGGTGACGGTGACCGGTGTATCGCTGTGGATGAGAATGGTGCGATTGTCGATGGTGACAAAATCATGTATATTCTCGGTAAGTTCATGAGCGAGAAGGGGCGTTTGAAACAAGATACGATTGTGACAACCGTCATGAGTAATCTGGGCCTGTATAAGGCTATTGACGCGGCTGGTCTTAACTCAGTCCAGACACAGGTCGGAGACCGCTACGTTGTCGAAGAGATGAGAAAAGATGGCTACAACATCGGTGGTGAGCAATCCGGTCATATCGTCTTATTCGATTATCACAATACTGGTGATGGCATGCTAACTGGTTTACATCTGCTCTACGTGATGAAAGAAACTGGTAAGAAACTCAGTGAGTTAGCTGCACCCGTGAAGACCTACCCACAGAAATTGGTCAACATTAAGGTGACAGATAAGAATGCTTGGGAGAATAATGAGGCGATTCAAGCCGTGATTGACACGGTGGAAAAGGAAATGAACGGTGAAGGTCGCGTGTTAGTTCGTCCTTCAGGAACCGAGTCTTTGCTGCGTGTGATGGCCGAGGCAGCAACCAAAGAGTTGGTTGAGCAATATGTAAACCGAATTTGTGACGTCGTCCGGGCCGAGATTGGTATTAATGAATAA
- a CDS encoding QueT transporter family protein, producing MKEKTLELTKMGLVAALYVALGLLFLPLSFGPLQFRFAEMTNAIAVFNKRYVWSVTIGCFIVNMFSSLAAVDLIVGTANTLVITGGSYLISRLIKNYWARLAVVPVVGALSMFMIALELKYIAGAPFWITYAGLMLTEFVMCAAGAIIFGLIERSKSIPTKYKFSN from the coding sequence ATGAAAGAAAAAACGTTAGAACTAACCAAGATGGGTCTGGTCGCAGCCCTCTATGTTGCCCTCGGACTCTTATTCCTGCCCCTGAGCTTTGGACCGCTCCAATTCCGCTTCGCCGAGATGACCAACGCAATTGCCGTCTTCAACAAGCGTTATGTTTGGTCTGTGACCATCGGCTGCTTCATCGTCAACATGTTCAGCAGCCTCGCCGCGGTTGACCTGATTGTCGGTACAGCAAATACACTAGTTATCACGGGCGGTAGCTACTTAATTAGCCGCCTGATCAAGAATTACTGGGCCCGCTTAGCTGTCGTGCCAGTCGTTGGCGCCCTCAGCATGTTCATGATTGCGCTCGAGCTGAAGTACATTGCCGGCGCACCATTTTGGATTACGTATGCCGGACTGATGCTCACCGAGTTTGTGATGTGTGCAGCTGGTGCCATCATCTTCGGCTTAATCGAACGAAGCAAGAGTATTCCTACGAAATATAAATTTAGTAACTAA
- a CDS encoding type IV pilus modification PilV family protein: MWRRLEGMILVETMTALVVLTIGIGFLELNIAQTKQILLAQNQRVDVYLAARMMRLGRLESVTVHDREYTEWDVQAILTKSSE, translated from the coding sequence TTGTGGCGTAGATTAGAGGGAATGATTCTGGTTGAGACGATGACCGCCCTAGTCGTCCTAACCATTGGAATCGGTTTTTTAGAGTTAAATATTGCCCAAACGAAACAAATTTTGCTGGCACAGAATCAACGGGTAGATGTTTATCTGGCGGCTAGAATGATGAGGCTAGGTAGGCTTGAGTCAGTCACGGTGCACGACCGAGAATACACTGAATGGGACGTACAAGCGATTCTAACGAAAAGTAGTGAGTAA
- a CDS encoding prepilin-type N-terminal cleavage/methylation domain-containing protein — MKKLRGFTLIESVIALFCLTLVVLLLASNLQLIKHANEFLPQSNDVAYAYVKLDNFLQKDGGFSIDTENSTSKKMVIQKSRQKEPGITVSYVVEFYQSMIRVRGNSSGHMPLIVKISSATFRICDDGFQISLRERNGQVSELYFKASLLEQTT, encoded by the coding sequence ATGAAGAAATTACGTGGATTTACGCTGATTGAGAGTGTGATTGCCCTTTTCTGCCTGACCCTGGTCGTGCTACTGCTCGCTAGTAACCTACAGCTTATTAAGCACGCAAACGAGTTCCTCCCGCAGAGTAACGATGTGGCGTATGCTTATGTTAAACTTGATAATTTTCTCCAAAAAGATGGTGGATTCTCGATCGATACCGAGAATTCGACCAGTAAGAAAATGGTTATTCAAAAGAGCCGACAAAAGGAACCAGGAATCACTGTTTCTTATGTGGTGGAATTTTACCAGTCGATGATTCGTGTTCGTGGCAATTCGAGTGGTCATATGCCGTTAATTGTTAAAATTTCTAGTGCTACTTTCAGAATTTGCGATGATGGTTTTCAAATTAGTTTGAGGGAACGAAATGGACAAGTTAGTGAGTTATATTTTAAAGCGAGTTTACTTGAACAGACAACTTAA
- the yidA gene encoding sugar-phosphatase yields MTIKLIATDMDGTLLTDQKEISPAALAAIAAARAKGVKVVLATGRPLPGVARYVQQLGLSGEDEYVLTYNGAFVQNLAGNPVIEHPLGYQDFSRWNELAVQNQTYLHFETLNHFYTPNADMNLYISMESFLTHMPIRYRRPEQIPTGIEISKIMITDEPSKLTQFIKQVPASMYEDYQLTQSEDFFFEINSKDASKGTGVLELAQKLGIAPDEVMILGDQGNDLSMFKQPDFLKVAMGNAIPMIKEHATYVTATNEDDGFAKAVRKFALGE; encoded by the coding sequence ATGACAATTAAATTAATCGCCACAGATATGGATGGCACACTACTGACAGACCAAAAGGAAATTTCACCTGCAGCACTCGCGGCAATCGCCGCCGCACGCGCAAAGGGTGTTAAGGTAGTGCTCGCGACTGGTCGGCCATTACCTGGTGTAGCGCGCTATGTACAGCAATTAGGATTGAGCGGTGAGGATGAATACGTCTTGACTTACAACGGCGCGTTCGTCCAGAACCTCGCGGGTAATCCCGTAATCGAGCATCCGCTGGGCTATCAGGACTTCAGTCGTTGGAATGAACTAGCGGTGCAGAATCAGACATACCTACACTTCGAGACGCTCAACCACTTCTACACGCCAAATGCCGACATGAACCTCTACATTTCGATGGAAAGTTTCCTGACTCACATGCCAATTAGATATCGGCGCCCGGAACAGATTCCCACTGGCATTGAGATTAGTAAGATCATGATCACAGATGAGCCTAGTAAGCTCACGCAATTCATTAAGCAGGTTCCAGCTAGCATGTATGAGGATTATCAACTTACACAGAGCGAGGATTTCTTCTTTGAGATAAACAGCAAGGACGCATCAAAGGGAACCGGCGTACTAGAATTAGCTCAAAAACTAGGAATTGCCCCAGATGAGGTGATGATTCTTGGCGATCAAGGAAACGACCTCTCGATGTTTAAACAACCCGACTTCTTAAAGGTAGCCATGGGTAACGCCATTCCAATGATCAAGGAGCATGCGACATATGTGACGGCGACGAACGAGGATGATGGGTTTGCTAAAGCTGTGCGTAAATTTGCGCTGGGCGAATAA
- a CDS encoding type II secretion system protein has translation MLKKETAKGFTLIESMVTLFIVTLLILVPAVELTGMKRSVERQQTVTTFVTQFEQAKKIAEISNSSALIRYYPTSRKIVVAQAGTTKLLVRIPDQMQVFGLTSALNIGNDGYVAPTTITFTDGSWSRKITIQMMWGELIVA, from the coding sequence TTGCTAAAAAAGGAGACAGCTAAGGGTTTTACACTGATTGAAAGCATGGTCACTCTTTTTATCGTGACTCTTTTAATACTGGTACCAGCCGTGGAGCTCACCGGGATGAAGAGAAGTGTAGAACGCCAGCAGACCGTAACGACATTTGTGACCCAATTTGAACAGGCGAAGAAGATTGCTGAAATAAGCAATAGCAGCGCATTAATTCGCTACTACCCAACTAGTCGGAAAATAGTGGTTGCTCAAGCTGGCACAACGAAGCTGCTGGTGAGAATACCAGATCAAATGCAGGTCTTTGGCCTAACGAGCGCACTGAATATTGGCAATGATGGTTACGTCGCACCAACCACCATTACCTTTACAGATGGCTCCTGGAGTAGAAAAATCACGATTCAGATGATGTGGGGTGAGCTGATTGTGGCGTAG
- a CDS encoding DUF4097 family beta strand repeat-containing protein, with amino-acid sequence MNINDFLDNKFGQYPKTDELADLRESIEEDMNNFVQQKVASGHTEEEAVAIAIENASDLDQLLKFIGEQEVDYSKSFNLYSQINRRLNSLELVNSYSVELQNISELHLNFHLGNILILPTTDNKLTVREFMSREIKGLFSTPSKVGNVLQIEQGPRKIVGILRNRIEISLPQSFAGFFSLTSSTGNVIVTKLHSDILFDLTINSGNIRLTDLDVKRIQVDAKSGNLKAQHIKTTDFHINGKSGNVRLQDVHVQGTANQFVITMKSGNLKLTDIIAETLVTNCTSGNIRLEDVTAKFFDLKTQSGYIRALNIAGAGKILCRSGNVRLDFNQLTGDLRVEEKSGQIKVAFPTETAYQFDVTSKTGRVLLPKNAKITDYNKGQTLGQVGQLPANNVTLSTVNGNIKLQ; translated from the coding sequence ATGAATATTAATGATTTTTTAGATAACAAATTCGGGCAATACCCGAAAACTGATGAATTGGCTGACCTGCGTGAATCGATTGAGGAAGATATGAATAACTTCGTGCAGCAGAAGGTGGCTTCAGGCCACACCGAGGAAGAGGCAGTGGCGATTGCCATCGAGAACGCGAGTGATCTTGACCAATTACTCAAGTTTATTGGTGAGCAAGAGGTCGACTACTCGAAGAGCTTCAACCTCTATTCACAGATCAATCGGCGCTTGAACAGCCTAGAACTAGTTAATTCCTATAGCGTCGAGCTCCAGAATATTTCGGAGCTGCACCTGAATTTCCACCTCGGGAACATCCTAATTTTACCAACTACCGATAATAAGTTGACGGTCCGGGAATTCATGTCGCGAGAAATCAAGGGATTGTTCTCAACTCCGAGCAAGGTTGGTAATGTACTCCAAATCGAGCAGGGGCCACGTAAAATCGTGGGCATCCTGCGGAACAGAATTGAAATTTCACTTCCCCAGAGTTTTGCCGGCTTCTTCTCACTAACCTCAAGTACGGGTAACGTGATCGTCACCAAGTTACACTCCGATATACTATTCGATCTCACGATTAATTCGGGCAACATCAGACTAACCGACCTGGATGTGAAACGAATTCAGGTCGATGCGAAGAGCGGTAATTTAAAAGCACAGCACATTAAGACGACGGATTTCCACATTAACGGCAAGAGTGGCAACGTGCGCTTACAAGACGTGCACGTTCAAGGAACGGCCAATCAATTCGTCATCACCATGAAGAGCGGTAATCTGAAACTGACAGACATCATAGCCGAAACCTTGGTCACCAACTGCACCAGCGGCAACATTCGTCTAGAGGATGTCACGGCAAAGTTCTTCGACCTGAAAACCCAGAGTGGTTATATTCGTGCCTTAAATATCGCAGGAGCAGGGAAGATTTTGTGCCGTTCCGGAAACGTACGGCTAGATTTCAATCAGCTTACTGGTGATTTGCGGGTTGAAGAAAAAAGCGGCCAGATTAAGGTCGCTTTCCCAACAGAAACTGCTTATCAATTCGACGTAACCTCGAAGACGGGGCGCGTGCTTCTACCCAAAAATGCCAAGATCACGGACTACAACAAAGGTCAGACGCTTGGCCAAGTCGGACAATTACCGGCTAACAACGTCACTCTGAGTACAGTTAACGGTAACATCAAGCTGCAGTAA
- a CDS encoding competence type IV pilus major pilin ComGC: MRKIEWNNLGKSKRVGGFTLIEMVIVVLIIAMLTVLILPNAAKQKGIAEQKTDTAFIQTIQSQIDIVDTESERISFAALKENKHITNEQYNKLQDGYVLNADGTVAKKGDS; this comes from the coding sequence GTGAGAAAAATAGAGTGGAACAATTTAGGTAAGAGTAAACGAGTTGGCGGCTTTACGCTCATCGAAATGGTGATCGTGGTCCTGATCATCGCGATGTTAACGGTATTGATTCTCCCAAATGCCGCGAAGCAAAAAGGAATCGCCGAACAGAAAACGGATACCGCTTTTATTCAGACAATTCAATCACAGATTGACATTGTAGATACGGAATCCGAAAGAATTTCTTTTGCAGCATTGAAAGAGAATAAACATATCACAAATGAGCAATATAACAAATTGCAGGATGGGTACGTACTAAATGCGGATGGAACAGTTGCTAAAAAAGGAGACAGCTAA